In the genome of Tropicibacter oceani, one region contains:
- a CDS encoding type III PLP-dependent enzyme domain-containing protein — translation MSLTADQIDNAARLAGTPLYAYSAPALRDRVQQLRKAIPEAGFVYSLKANPNLSIVQCLTGQGIGTEVCSLFELETSLAAGVPAQATIFVGPAKSPREIRRAIAVGIKAIIAESLEELGLIDTIAAEMGVVQPVALRINPSFHTRGAKLSMSGKPTQFGIGDEDIDGALALIAEARQIRLVGLHVYMGTRILDHQVVAENTRNVLALADDIIARAGHGLEFVDIGGGWGVPYAADETALDFPALAEAVNTMAAAWKTRHRGTQIIIELGRYLVAEAGVFVTAVRYVKSSKGVRFAVCDGGANLHGAAGQAAGFRRNFPIRALHPRPGDTAPWNVSGPLCTPMDVIGQKVDLPPVQPGDLLCIDRSGAYGLTASPAQFLSFASPAEVLVDGPRITQIRAPGTLAAHLAQFTPAELTPLADAPKTLQTAEV, via the coding sequence ATGTCCCTGACCGCCGATCAGATCGACAACGCCGCCCGGCTGGCCGGAACGCCCCTGTATGCCTACAGCGCGCCTGCGCTGCGCGACCGGGTGCAGCAGCTGCGCAAGGCAATCCCCGAGGCGGGGTTCGTCTATTCGCTCAAGGCAAACCCGAACCTGTCCATCGTCCAGTGCCTGACAGGGCAGGGCATCGGAACCGAGGTCTGTTCCCTGTTCGAGCTGGAAACCAGCCTGGCCGCCGGGGTGCCGGCGCAGGCTACGATCTTTGTCGGCCCGGCAAAATCGCCCCGGGAAATCCGCCGCGCCATTGCCGTCGGGATCAAGGCGATCATCGCGGAATCGCTTGAAGAGCTGGGCCTGATCGACACCATCGCCGCTGAAATGGGCGTCGTGCAGCCCGTGGCGCTGCGCATCAACCCGTCGTTTCACACCCGCGGCGCGAAACTGTCGATGAGCGGCAAGCCCACGCAGTTCGGCATCGGTGACGAAGACATCGACGGCGCGCTGGCCCTGATCGCCGAGGCGCGTCAGATCCGGCTGGTCGGGTTGCATGTCTACATGGGCACCCGCATCCTGGATCATCAGGTGGTGGCGGAAAACACCCGCAACGTGCTGGCCCTGGCCGATGACATCATCGCCCGCGCCGGTCACGGGCTGGAGTTCGTCGATATCGGCGGCGGCTGGGGCGTGCCCTATGCAGCGGATGAAACCGCGCTGGATTTCCCGGCGTTGGCCGAGGCGGTCAACACCATGGCCGCCGCCTGGAAGACGCGCCATCGCGGCACCCAGATCATCATCGAACTGGGCCGCTACCTGGTGGCCGAGGCAGGCGTCTTTGTCACCGCCGTGCGCTATGTGAAATCGTCCAAGGGGGTACGCTTTGCCGTCTGTGACGGGGGCGCGAACCTGCACGGCGCAGCGGGACAGGCGGCGGGGTTCCGGCGCAACTTTCCCATCCGCGCGCTGCACCCGCGCCCCGGCGACACCGCGCCGTGGAACGTGTCGGGGCCGCTGTGCACGCCGATGGACGTGATCGGGCAAAAGGTCGACCTGCCGCCGGTGCAGCCCGGCGATCTGCTGTGCATCGACCGGTCGGGGGCCTATGGGCTGACCGCCTCGCCGGCGCAGTTCCTCAGCTTTGCCAGCCCCGCCGAGGTGCTGGTGGATGGGCCGCGCATCACCCAGATCCGCGCCCCAGGCACGCTGGCCGCCCATCTTGCACAATTCACACCCGCCGAGCTGACGCCCTTGGCGGATGCTCCGAAAACCCTCCAGACAGCCGAGGTCTGA
- a CDS encoding 3-oxoacyl-[acyl-carrier-protein] synthase III C-terminal domain-containing protein, whose product MFDILDIETTVSARSITVSQACAQLTLSNKDRRMYERFFGLASIPSDPTQSLNVMTGAAIARLLEGPEAPDLVVHCHTLLSSGPCRSDSAVPVHLIEAGKTEVFSATMCHCASGVAVLEMVESLLPENGTALIVVSDKAFHPAVQLIRNTTLMGDGAAAILVGKRPGRFRYLGGHTERLGAYSIITGLVGEETDTAFADEYIEFTARCIELALVNAGITIADVRLILPHNVNIPSWDQIAQRIGAARDQIWLKNVSRYAHTFGADPFLNLADADRDGALAPGDHVALVSVGLGATAACAVLQVNPPVDGANERTVEK is encoded by the coding sequence ATGTTTGACATACTCGATATCGAGACCACCGTATCGGCCCGCAGCATCACCGTGTCGCAGGCCTGCGCTCAGCTGACCCTGTCGAACAAGGACCGTCGGATGTACGAACGGTTCTTCGGACTGGCTTCGATCCCCAGCGATCCCACGCAGTCACTGAACGTGATGACCGGCGCGGCGATTGCCCGCCTGCTTGAAGGACCCGAGGCGCCCGACCTGGTGGTGCATTGCCACACGCTGTTGTCCTCGGGGCCGTGCCGCAGCGACAGCGCCGTGCCGGTGCACCTGATCGAGGCCGGCAAGACCGAGGTCTTCAGCGCAACCATGTGCCATTGCGCCAGCGGTGTCGCGGTGCTGGAAATGGTCGAAAGCCTGCTGCCCGAAAACGGCACCGCGCTGATCGTGGTCAGCGACAAGGCCTTTCACCCGGCGGTTCAGCTGATCCGCAACACGACCCTGATGGGCGATGGCGCGGCCGCCATTCTGGTGGGCAAACGGCCGGGGCGCTTTCGTTACCTGGGCGGGCACACCGAACGGCTGGGGGCCTATTCGATCATCACCGGGCTTGTGGGCGAAGAAACCGACACCGCCTTTGCCGATGAATACATCGAGTTTACCGCGCGCTGCATCGAACTGGCGCTGGTCAATGCGGGGATCACGATTGCCGATGTACGGCTGATCCTGCCGCACAACGTCAACATTCCCAGCTGGGACCAGATCGCCCAACGGATCGGCGCCGCGCGCGACCAGATCTGGCTGAAGAACGTAAGCCGCTACGCCCACACCTTTGGCGCCGACCCCTTCCTGAACCTTGCCGACGCGGACCGCGACGGGGCGCTTGCCCCGGGTGATCACGTCGCGCTGGTCAGTGTCGGGCTGGGCGCAACGGCCGCCTGCGCCGTGCTTCAGGTCAATCCCCCCGTTGACGGGGCCAATGAAAGGACAGTTGAGAAATGA
- a CDS encoding alpha/beta fold hydrolase — MLYEVAFPALYLGAKTRQMSRRTRARLGLAPADMARVTYHPESYYRVACWHLRRLDVQLMMTLAPFRAARLSIERFERIRQMPDRPGVEAPPPAAEHQDVKYRGKRVHLSFYGPEDGPKILALHGWNGRASMMRKLVTALAGQGFRVVVPDLPGHGRSEGNRYSFYDLGQAMADLFLGTRFRAVIGHSAGGLIAGFAIGRGLRADCYIPVGAPASLSNLLKSYVEITQMPARALPYIERYYIRRYGVSPEDVGTSLLSRLPVRTLVVHETRDWQVGVENAHELANAAMNGELFLTTGHTHLSVLNAPEVHDRIVSFITRGRHV; from the coding sequence ATGCTGTATGAGGTCGCCTTTCCCGCCCTGTATCTGGGTGCCAAGACCCGCCAGATGTCGCGCCGTACCCGGGCGCGTCTGGGGCTGGCGCCCGCCGACATGGCGCGCGTCACCTACCACCCCGAAAGCTATTACCGCGTGGCCTGCTGGCACCTGCGTCGCCTGGATGTGCAACTGATGATGACGCTGGCGCCGTTTCGCGCGGCGCGGCTGTCGATCGAGCGGTTCGAGCGGATCCGCCAGATGCCGGACCGCCCCGGGGTCGAAGCCCCGCCCCCCGCGGCCGAGCATCAGGATGTGAAGTACCGCGGCAAGCGCGTGCACCTGAGTTTCTACGGGCCAGAGGACGGCCCGAAGATCCTGGCGCTGCACGGCTGGAACGGGCGCGCCTCGATGATGCGCAAGCTGGTGACGGCGCTGGCAGGGCAGGGGTTCCGCGTGGTGGTGCCCGACCTGCCCGGCCATGGCCGCAGCGAGGGCAACCGCTATTCGTTCTATGACCTTGGTCAGGCGATGGCTGACTTGTTCCTGGGCACGCGGTTCCGCGCCGTCATCGGGCATTCGGCGGGCGGCCTGATCGCGGGCTTTGCCATCGGGCGCGGGTTGCGGGCGGATTGCTACATTCCCGTCGGGGCGCCTGCATCGTTGTCCAACCTGTTGAAATCCTACGTGGAAATCACCCAGATGCCGGCGCGCGCGCTGCCCTATATCGAACGCTACTACATCCGTCGATACGGCGTATCGCCCGAGGATGTCGGTACGTCGCTGCTGTCGCGCCTGCCGGTGCGCACGCTGGTCGTGCACGAAACCCGCGACTGGCAGGTCGGGGTCGAAAACGCCCATGAACTGGCCAATGCCGCCATGAACGGAGAGCTGTTCCTCACAACTGGGCACACACATCTGAGCGTGTTGAACGCCCCCGAAGTCCATGACCGTATTGTGTCATTCATCACGCGAGGGCGCCATGTTTGA
- a CDS encoding acyl-CoA dehydrogenase family protein, whose protein sequence is MWAHKACDEVITQARTRDAASGALALGQFVTGRPCHVALGGVYLRRCDDNETPVLDSAGNPLPVAGVVFPDPSLAVLGIEAVRLPGGPSMALDRRARVGAVLWRIGVLLKMLDTAFAHLSTRESGGQKTLQHQLVKATFTECFSLAEQLRLEAPHWLGAAEVPDLSDPHARLTAATCKAAKLMGGHGYLRGSLNSLECLSLCVSSLTNAAVQAQSRAAA, encoded by the coding sequence ATGTGGGCGCACAAGGCCTGTGACGAGGTGATCACGCAGGCGCGCACCCGTGACGCTGCTTCCGGGGCGCTGGCCCTGGGGCAGTTCGTGACGGGGCGGCCCTGCCATGTCGCCCTTGGCGGGGTGTACCTTCGCCGTTGCGACGACAACGAAACGCCCGTGCTGGACAGCGCGGGCAACCCCCTGCCGGTGGCGGGCGTGGTGTTCCCCGATCCGTCGCTGGCGGTGCTGGGGATCGAAGCCGTCCGGTTGCCGGGCGGTCCGTCGATGGCGCTGGACAGGCGCGCCCGTGTCGGGGCGGTTCTATGGCGCATCGGGGTGCTGCTGAAAATGCTGGACACCGCCTTTGCCCATCTGTCGACCCGCGAAAGCGGCGGCCAGAAGACCCTGCAACACCAGTTGGTCAAAGCCACCTTTACCGAGTGTTTCAGCCTGGCCGAACAGCTGCGACTTGAGGCGCCGCATTGGCTGGGCGCGGCCGAGGTGCCCGACCTGTCCGACCCCCATGCCCGGCTGACGGCAGCGACCTGCAAGGCCGCCAAGTTGATGGGCGGGCACGGTTATCTGCGCGGCAGTCTCAATTCGCTCGAATGCCTGTCGCTGTGTGTGTCGTCGCTGACCAACGCGGCGGTGCAGGCGCAATCCCGCGCGGCGGCCTGA
- a CDS encoding acyl carrier protein, whose translation MTHAHLNIVREALSEVLEYDVKALTPEMEIDREFDLDSVMFVQFLLSVEDRIPGLRFDPDVLAEASFNNVASLLAFIDSVAQAEVA comes from the coding sequence ATGACCCATGCCCACCTGAACATCGTGCGCGAAGCGCTGAGCGAAGTGCTGGAATACGACGTCAAGGCACTGACCCCCGAGATGGAGATCGACCGCGAATTCGACCTGGATTCGGTGATGTTCGTGCAATTCCTGCTGTCGGTCGAAGACCGCATTCCCGGCCTGCGCTTTGACCCCGACGTCCTGGCCGAAGCCTCGTTCAACAATGTCGCCTCGCTGCTGGCCTTCATCGACAGCGTCGCGCAGGCCGAGGTCGCCTGA
- a CDS encoding VOC family protein, whose protein sequence is MQIDHFAYLVKDTDRAIAALPHPGAEVTLYRHALDSQQAYISFVRTAHDAPLIELVEPFEGNAVMQARLTREGTPSVLYHVGYTVDDFDAEFGRMRRGGWMPLTRPFEGLTPGCRASHLYNPDFGVVEIMEVAQ, encoded by the coding sequence ATGCAGATCGACCATTTCGCCTATCTGGTAAAGGATACCGACCGCGCCATCGCCGCGCTGCCCCATCCCGGTGCCGAGGTGACGTTGTACCGGCACGCCTTGGACAGCCAGCAGGCCTATATCAGTTTTGTGCGCACGGCCCATGACGCACCGCTGATCGAACTGGTCGAACCGTTCGAAGGCAACGCCGTGATGCAGGCCCGCCTGACTCGCGAAGGCACGCCCAGCGTATTGTATCACGTCGGCTATACCGTGGACGATTTCGACGCGGAATTCGGCCGGATGCGGCGCGGTGGCTGGATGCCCCTGACCCGCCCCTTCGAAGGGCTGACCCCCGGCTGTCGTGCCAGCCACCTGTACAACCCCGATTTCGGCGTGGTCGAGATCATGGAGGTCGCGCAATGA
- a CDS encoding acyl-homoserine-lactone synthase — protein MFTTIQPHEVKQNSKLMADVFRLRKRVFADQLGWDVPVHEDMEKDAYDDMGASYLVWCSDDKATLYGVVRLMPTEGPTLLHDVFHATHGRNPDLIDRTVWEGTRMCLDDALIARDFPDLPAAQGFNLLFLALCEAALAHNIRRMVSNFEPCMSRVYRRAGLAYDIHGRADGYGAKPVYCASFAVTQDVLATICAKIGVHEPVFERSRGFTPLVAPVARPIPELA, from the coding sequence ATGTTTACAACCATTCAACCCCATGAAGTAAAACAGAATTCCAAGCTGATGGCCGATGTTTTCCGGCTGCGCAAACGGGTGTTCGCGGACCAGCTGGGCTGGGACGTTCCGGTGCACGAAGACATGGAAAAAGACGCATATGACGACATGGGCGCCAGCTACCTGGTGTGGTGCTCGGATGACAAGGCCACTCTCTACGGGGTTGTGCGTTTGATGCCCACAGAAGGGCCGACATTGCTGCATGACGTGTTCCACGCAACCCATGGCCGCAACCCAGATCTGATCGACCGGACCGTCTGGGAAGGCACCCGGATGTGCCTGGACGACGCGCTGATCGCCCGCGATTTCCCTGACCTGCCGGCGGCGCAGGGGTTCAACCTGCTGTTCCTGGCCCTGTGCGAAGCCGCCTTGGCCCACAACATCCGCCGTATGGTGTCCAACTTTGAACCCTGCATGAGCCGCGTCTATCGCCGCGCCGGCCTGGCCTATGACATTCACGGCCGCGCCGATGGGTATGGCGCCAAGCCGGTCTATTGCGCCTCGTTCGCGGTGACGCAGGACGTGCTGGCGACGATCTGCGCCAAGATCGGCGTGCACGAACCGGTCTTTGAGCGGTCGCGGGGCTTCACCCCTCTGGTCGCCCCGGTGGCCCGTCCCATCCCCGAGCTGGCCTGA
- a CDS encoding LuxR family transcriptional regulator encodes MSVIQFDSEQILNGILAAGSVQSSIEILARQFAIDHVTFHMVSNAKSGMDNPFVRTTYPANWVSHYLLNNYVVKDPILRKALTGNSPFSWSEIEPSASEMQLFVKAAEFGLGQSGYSIPCADPYGRKSVLSLNSHLDHADWTAFLDSNGQDLVGLSKDLHVQAVAEAFAEQGDIPQLSPREFECLRWTAEGKTYSEIAIILDLSEHTVRSYLKVARLKLDSVSLAQAVGRASRLGLI; translated from the coding sequence GTGTCCGTGATTCAATTTGACTCCGAACAGATACTGAATGGAATTCTGGCCGCCGGTTCGGTCCAAAGCTCGATCGAGATCCTCGCCAGGCAGTTTGCCATCGACCACGTGACCTTTCACATGGTCAGCAATGCCAAGTCCGGGATGGACAACCCCTTTGTGCGCACGACCTATCCGGCGAATTGGGTGTCGCATTACCTGCTGAACAATTACGTCGTCAAAGACCCCATCCTGCGCAAGGCCCTGACCGGCAACAGCCCCTTCAGCTGGAGCGAGATCGAGCCGAGCGCATCGGAAATGCAGTTGTTCGTCAAGGCGGCCGAATTCGGGCTGGGGCAGTCGGGCTATTCGATCCCCTGCGCCGATCCTTATGGCCGCAAAAGCGTGTTGTCGCTGAACAGCCATCTGGATCACGCCGACTGGACGGCCTTTCTGGACAGCAATGGTCAGGACCTGGTCGGCCTGTCCAAGGACCTGCACGTGCAGGCCGTGGCCGAGGCTTTTGCCGAACAGGGCGATATTCCCCAGCTCAGCCCGCGCGAATTCGAATGCCTGCGCTGGACCGCCGAGGGCAAGACCTATTCAGAAATCGCGATCATCCTTGATCTGTCCGAACACACGGTGCGGTCCTATCTCAAGGTCGCGCGGTTGAAACTGGACAGCGTATCCCTGGCGCAGGCGGTAGGCCGCGCCAGCCGCCTTGGCCTGATCTGA
- a CDS encoding tyrosine-type recombinase/integrase: MPARDRLSAAFVNSAPVGKHCDGQGLWLVKRPDHKGKCAQWMLRITIHGRRREMGLGGFPQVSLAQARELAKEWRGVARAGKDPVKERERQAREAARADQTLRTVALEAFEARKAELKGDGKAGRWFSPLELHVLPKLGGVPVTELDQRDIRDTLAPLWHTKADTARKAMNRLNIVLKHGAALGLDVDLQATEKAKALLGKSRHEAKNIPAMPWAEVPTFYATLTEQTPTHLAMRLLILTGVRSNPLRHLRLDQLDGDVWTIPGEAMKGRKGATSDFRVPLSREALAVIELARPFEREGYLFANVRKGVLSDMTLSQHMKRAGQEARPHGFRSSLRDWLAEATNTPHEVAETILGHTTDSAVVRAYRRTDFLEQRRVLAERWADHVTGGAGQVVKMVGAV; encoded by the coding sequence ATGCCAGCACGCGACAGATTATCGGCTGCCTTCGTGAATTCCGCCCCGGTGGGCAAGCATTGCGATGGTCAGGGGCTTTGGCTTGTGAAGCGTCCGGACCACAAAGGCAAATGCGCGCAGTGGATGCTAAGAATCACGATCCACGGCAGGCGTCGGGAAATGGGGCTGGGCGGCTTTCCGCAAGTTTCTCTCGCGCAGGCCCGTGAATTGGCCAAGGAATGGCGCGGCGTTGCCAGGGCGGGCAAAGACCCGGTGAAGGAACGCGAAAGGCAGGCACGCGAGGCGGCGCGCGCAGATCAAACCTTGCGCACTGTCGCCCTTGAAGCCTTCGAGGCGCGCAAAGCGGAACTGAAAGGCGACGGCAAGGCTGGACGCTGGTTCTCGCCCCTTGAATTGCATGTCTTGCCAAAGCTGGGCGGTGTACCAGTCACGGAACTGGATCAACGCGACATCCGCGACACCTTGGCCCCGCTTTGGCATACAAAGGCTGATACCGCGCGCAAGGCCATGAACCGTCTCAACATCGTATTGAAACACGGGGCCGCGCTGGGCCTGGACGTGGATTTGCAGGCGACTGAAAAGGCCAAGGCGCTGCTGGGCAAATCGCGTCACGAAGCAAAGAACATTCCCGCAATGCCTTGGGCCGAGGTTCCGACCTTCTATGCGACGTTGACAGAGCAGACCCCGACACATCTTGCGATGCGGCTGCTGATCCTGACGGGCGTGCGCTCGAACCCGCTGCGCCACCTGCGCCTTGACCAACTGGATGGCGATGTGTGGACGATACCGGGTGAAGCCATGAAGGGCCGCAAGGGCGCGACCTCAGACTTTCGCGTTCCCCTGTCGCGTGAGGCCTTGGCCGTGATCGAATTGGCCCGCCCCTTCGAGCGCGAAGGCTATCTTTTTGCCAATGTGCGAAAGGGCGTCCTTAGCGACATGACACTTTCCCAACACATGAAACGCGCAGGGCAGGAGGCGCGCCCGCACGGCTTCCGTTCCAGCCTGCGCGACTGGCTGGCAGAGGCAACAAACACCCCGCACGAAGTGGCGGAAACCATATTGGGGCACACGACAGATAGCGCCGTGGTCCGGGCCTATCGCAGAACAGACTTTTTGGAACAGCGCCGCGTGCTGGCCGAACGCTGGGCCGACCATGTGACGGGCGGCGCGGGGCAAGTGGTCAAGATGGTGGGGGCGGTATGA
- a CDS encoding helix-turn-helix transcriptional regulator gives MATKYITFTELRALLGNRSRSAVYNDIDAGRLPKPLKLGGRNYWPLDETEEHLRAQRDGGA, from the coding sequence ATGGCAACGAAATACATCACCTTCACCGAATTGCGCGCCTTACTGGGCAACCGCTCTCGCAGCGCCGTCTACAACGACATTGATGCGGGCCGGTTGCCCAAACCCCTGAAACTCGGGGGGCGCAATTACTGGCCCCTGGACGAAACCGAAGAACATTTGCGCGCCCAACGCGATGGGGGGGCGTGA
- a CDS encoding winged helix domain-containing protein: protein MNMKRNPGALAGATGAKLPQHPKADGSQTIARKPRVKEAGTPYLVTPSAGDPFRIVVAGRNRWALERLRASGAKGCTPITEPAPRWSAYVWNLRELAVEIETITEPHGGDFAGHHARYVLRSQVSPAWKGGAAC, encoded by the coding sequence ATGAACATGAAGCGAAACCCCGGAGCGCTGGCGGGCGCAACCGGGGCAAAACTACCTCAACATCCGAAGGCTGACGGCTCCCAAACGATAGCACGCAAACCCCGTGTAAAGGAAGCGGGAACCCCCTATCTGGTCACGCCCAGCGCGGGCGACCCTTTCCGCATCGTGGTCGCTGGCCGCAATCGCTGGGCGCTGGAACGCCTGCGCGCGTCGGGCGCGAAGGGCTGCACACCGATCACCGAACCCGCACCGCGTTGGAGCGCATACGTCTGGAACCTGCGCGAACTTGCGGTGGAAATCGAAACCATCACCGAACCGCATGGCGGCGACTTTGCGGGGCATCACGCCCGCTATGTCTTGCGCAGTCAGGTATCGCCTGCCTGGAAGGGCGGTGCGGCATGCTGA
- a CDS encoding DUF7146 domain-containing protein, with protein MMDARHLTQALGGQWYNRYGTAPCPVCQPEQRKGQNALTLADGDAGLLAHCKKSHCGFRDILGAAGVAPESGPCNPPNPVTIAQRAAERQAEAQRRAAQAHRLWQEAQPIGGTPAETYLREVRGITCELPKTLRYKADCWHGATATRHPALVALVEGGDGCAVHRTYLCADGGGKAAVDPDKAMLGAVAGGSIRLADAGGPLVVAEGIETALSLGSGLLRTPATIWAALSTSGLRGLRLPKVAGRLTIAPDGDPAGRAAAHALAKRAHAAGWTVSQLPAPNGRDWNDILTMKGGKQ; from the coding sequence ATGATGGATGCAAGGCACCTGACCCAAGCCCTTGGGGGCCAATGGTACAACCGCTATGGGACTGCCCCGTGCCCCGTTTGCCAACCGGAACAGCGAAAGGGGCAGAACGCCCTGACGCTGGCCGATGGTGATGCGGGCCTGCTGGCGCATTGCAAGAAATCGCATTGCGGCTTTCGCGACATTCTGGGGGCGGCTGGCGTCGCCCCGGAATCCGGACCTTGTAACCCGCCGAACCCTGTGACCATCGCGCAGCGGGCGGCGGAACGTCAGGCCGAGGCCCAGCGCCGCGCCGCGCAGGCGCATCGCCTTTGGCAGGAGGCGCAGCCCATTGGTGGCACCCCGGCGGAAACCTACTTGCGCGAAGTGCGCGGCATCACATGCGAATTGCCGAAAACCCTGCGCTACAAGGCAGACTGCTGGCATGGTGCAACCGCGACCCGGCACCCGGCGCTTGTGGCGCTGGTCGAAGGTGGCGACGGTTGCGCAGTGCATCGCACCTACCTTTGCGCTGATGGCGGTGGCAAGGCGGCGGTTGATCCTGACAAAGCCATGCTCGGGGCTGTCGCTGGCGGCTCTATCAGGTTGGCCGACGCAGGTGGGCCACTTGTGGTTGCCGAGGGTATTGAAACCGCCCTTTCGCTTGGCAGCGGCCTGCTGCGAACCCCGGCAACCATCTGGGCGGCGCTTTCCACCTCAGGCCTTCGCGGCTTGCGCCTTCCGAAAGTCGCGGGCCGTTTGACCATTGCCCCCGATGGCGACCCGGCGGGCCGTGCAGCAGCCCATGCCCTTGCCAAACGGGCACACGCAGCGGGTTGGACCGTCTCGCAACTTCCCGCGCCAAACGGGCGCGACTGGAACGATATTCTGACAATGAAAGGGGGCAAGCAATGA
- a CDS encoding YfjI family protein, whose protein sequence is MNAPEPIPFTPEGPQPLVREIAAGAAYPVQNLGPLRTAVEAVQSMTQAPVAIPAASALAVASLAVQGFADVETLGGTRPVSLYALTIARSGERKSSCDGPLMAGLREHEREQNRAQGDALASWQNAHALWKGERDRILTEARKAKGERKTAARADLEALGKEPAAPPSGDRTATEPTFEGLTRLYTTGQPSLGIFSDEGGQFLGGHAMNSDNRQKTLAALNDLWQGNPIRRTRAGDGHATLFGRRLAVHLMAQPIVARAFMADRMAGETGFLPRFLICEPPSTIGTRLHRNSNGDLEAIEAFRTRMRAILDTPMPMDDATRELSPRVLPLASEARALLIRFADATEAAQAPGGDLAHVTGYASKAAEQAARIAGVLTLWGDLFSPVVTVDAMADGIALAHFYMSEAVRLADAATVSQDIDRAENLRKWLLESWPHPDVMVRDVVRLGPNPLRESPKARAALALLERHGWLTPLEPGTVVRGAARAEAWRIWRDTD, encoded by the coding sequence ATGAACGCCCCGGAACCGATACCCTTCACCCCTGAAGGCCCGCAACCTTTGGTGCGCGAGATTGCAGCCGGTGCGGCCTATCCTGTCCAGAACCTTGGGCCATTGCGCACCGCCGTCGAAGCGGTGCAAAGCATGACGCAGGCCCCCGTCGCCATCCCGGCGGCATCTGCCCTGGCGGTGGCGTCGCTGGCCGTTCAAGGCTTTGCCGATGTCGAAACGCTGGGGGGCACGCGTCCTGTATCGCTTTACGCTTTGACTATCGCTCGATCTGGCGAACGCAAAAGCAGTTGCGACGGGCCGCTGATGGCAGGTTTGCGCGAACATGAGCGCGAACAGAACCGCGCCCAGGGCGACGCTTTGGCAAGCTGGCAGAATGCGCACGCGCTTTGGAAAGGCGAGCGTGACCGCATACTGACCGAGGCCCGCAAGGCCAAGGGCGAGCGAAAGACGGCTGCGCGCGCAGACCTTGAGGCGCTGGGCAAAGAACCCGCTGCGCCGCCATCAGGCGACCGCACCGCGACTGAACCCACCTTCGAGGGGCTGACGCGGCTCTATACAACCGGGCAACCGTCTTTGGGCATTTTCAGCGATGAAGGCGGGCAATTCCTTGGCGGTCACGCGATGAACAGCGACAACAGACAAAAGACCTTGGCCGCGCTCAACGACCTCTGGCAGGGCAACCCGATCCGCCGCACGCGGGCAGGGGATGGGCACGCAACTTTGTTCGGGCGGCGGCTGGCGGTGCATCTGATGGCGCAGCCGATTGTCGCGCGGGCCTTCATGGCTGATCGAATGGCGGGGGAAACGGGCTTTCTGCCGCGCTTCCTGATCTGTGAACCGCCCAGCACCATCGGCACCCGCCTGCACCGCAATTCAAATGGCGACCTAGAGGCAATAGAGGCATTCCGAACCCGGATGCGCGCCATTCTCGATACACCCATGCCGATGGATGACGCCACCCGCGAACTGTCCCCACGCGTCTTGCCCCTTGCTTCCGAGGCCCGCGCGCTGCTGATCCGCTTTGCCGATGCGACAGAGGCGGCGCAGGCCCCTGGCGGTGACCTTGCCCATGTCACGGGCTATGCGTCCAAGGCGGCGGAACAGGCGGCGCGCATCGCTGGGGTTCTGACGCTATGGGGCGATTTGTTTTCGCCTGTCGTGACAGTGGATGCGATGGCCGATGGTATCGCCCTTGCGCATTTCTACATGTCCGAGGCGGTGCGGCTGGCCGATGCGGCAACCGTCAGTCAGGACATCGACCGCGCGGAAAACCTACGCAAATGGCTGCTGGAAAGCTGGCCGCACCCTGACGTGATGGTGCGCGACGTTGTGCGGCTGGGGCCGAACCCTTTGCGGGAAAGCCCAAAGGCACGGGCTGCGCTGGCACTTCTGGAACGTCATGGCTGGTTGACCCCGCTGGAACCCGGAACCGTGGTGCGGGGGGCGGCGCGGGCTGAAGCCTGGCGGATTTGGCGGGACACCGACTGA